One Aphidius gifuensis isolate YNYX2018 linkage group LG3, ASM1490517v1, whole genome shotgun sequence DNA window includes the following coding sequences:
- the LOC122851103 gene encoding odorant receptor 94a-like has translation MSIAKFFVMWLKRKELAEIIKFIKKNWQIEIPDEEYKVMMNFAKYSHFISIGSIALGWSASISGLIVQIWYNTESHLMKNLDSRLSINLLWVIYLPWSTKNFTSYSLTFLLQFYTSVLVAVMYNLFNSFVAILVLHFCGQICCIKIMLNFSIETPNNFFVNIKNIAKRHIKLIKITTQLNESLKMIILLELMACTATMCFQNYSTINMVFEGKNNHVFQILFSTTCQLMVLGNLCLYCWTGHQLTLCSSQIGDAIYESNWTSLRSVEIKLLNIIAFKKFTPLKISAGGFFDMSLDLFLLVIKTSLSYLSVLLAMKKRK, from the exons atGTCAATTGCCAAATTTTTCGTCATGTGGTTAAAAAGAAaag aacttgctgaaattataaaatttataaaaaaaaattggcaaattGAAATACCAGATGAAGAATATAAAGTTATGATGAATTTTGCAAAATACAGtcattttatatcaattggATCAATTGCATTAGGATGGTCAGCTTCAATTAGTGGTCTTATTGTACAA atttggTATAATACAGAAAgtcatttgatgaaaaatctcGACTCACGTTTATCAATAAATCTTCTTTgggttatttatttaccttggagtactaaaaattttactagcTATTCATTAACATTTTTACTTCAATTTTACACATCTGTACTTGTTGCTGtgatgtataatttatttaacagttTTGTTGCAATACTTGTTCTACATTTTTGCGGTCAAAtttgttgtattaaaattatgctaaatttttctatcgaaacaccaaataatttttttgttaatattaaaaatattgcaaaacgTCACATAAAACTTATTAa AATAACGACTCAACTCAATGAGAGCCTTAAGATgattattttacttgaattGATGGCATGTACTGCAACAATgtgttttcaaaattattctaCAATAAACATG GTAtttgaaggaaaaaataatcatgtttttcaaattttattttcaactacaTGTCAATTAATGGTGTTGGGAAATTTATGTTTGTATTGCTGGACTGGTCATCAACTGACTCTTTGT agtAGCCAAATTGGTGATGCAATTTATGAATCAAATTGGACATCTTTAAGAAGTgtagaaattaaattgttgaatataattgcatttaaaaaatttacaccaTTAAAAATAAGTGCCGGTGGTTTTTTTGATATGTCACTTGATCTTTTCTTATTA gtAATTAAAACGTCATTGAGTTATCTGTCAGTATTATtagcaatgaaaaaaagaaaataa
- the LOC122853212 gene encoding HMG box transcription factor BBX isoform X2 encodes MATNNQEKKEQKESQEPAHHARRPMNAFLIFCKRHRASVRLHFPHLENRAVTRVLGEWWATLYQDQKQSYIDLAQEYKDAFLNANPDFKWYKLPAPPLRTLTTRPTNKKQDTSSNYDDSELSNANYESSDCHHQDNTTNKNEEAIQPGKLADETQIGGLSSLFTPSKNDEQDIIPVNITTAPSSEQKFPKPPKKRYTELSIDFEQKRDCKVDLFGEDNNAESNNNLNEEEDKHDTNYSDHNASLDDSHYLGERSCKGVRYQKFLAEQLKTSSGGGGGPGGQQTKRKKPTTAPSSINDNKCSKERRNSISSNVSEKTDSLSSEGGNSNRSDLEHLVDSAEGRVEASKPENTETEEAESQQNYEWTTRKRFKAEDFNLEKKIEALPSLSLEEFQEKKKQQRTKKKKIPQKMTINTSIKRVNQNNGIQSTSENKAKLINTTVDNIIDETEKIIPVGSQKRKARKQSITRNTNAEATSSKQSQDKINQPWCASPDLEALACLAEIAANRTKLTK; translated from the exons gAACAAAAAGAATCACAAGAACCTGCTCATCATGCAAGGCGACCAATGAatgcttttttaattttttgtaaacgaCATCGTGCATCTGTAAGATTACATTTTCCACATCTTGAAAATAGAGCTGTTACTAGAGTTCTTGGTGAATGGTGGGCTACATTATATCAAGATCAAAAACAATCTTATATTGATTTAGCACAAGAA tataaagatgcatttttaaatgcaaatcCAGATTTTAAATGGTATAAATTACCAGCACCACCATTACGTACATTAACAACAAgaccaacaaataaaaaacaagatacATCATCAAATTATGATGATTCAGAATTATCAAATGCCAATTATGAGTCTTCCGATTGTCATCATCAAgataatacaacaaataaaaatgaagaagcTATACAACCAGGTAAATTAGCTGATGAAACACAAATTGGTGGTTTAAGTTCATTATTTACACCTTCTAAAAATGATGAACAAGATATTATACCAGTTAATATAACAACAGCTCCTTCAAGTGAACAAAAATTTCCAAAACCACCAAAAAAACGTTACACTGAATTGTCCATTGATTTTGAACAAAAACGTGATTGtaaagttgatttatttggtGAAGATAATAATGCTGAATCAAACAACAAtttg AATGAGGAGGAAGATAAACATGATACAAACTACTCGGATCACAATGCATCATTAGACGATAGTCATTATTTAGGTGAAAGGAGTTGTAAAGGAGTTCGTTATCAAAAATTTCTTGCTGAACAATTGAAAACtagtagtggtggtggtggtggtccaGGTGGACAgcaaacaaaaagaaaaaaacctaCTACTGCACCTTCATCAAT aaatgataataaatgttCAAAAGAAAGAAGAAATTCAATATCGTCAAATGTTAGTGAAAAGACTGATTCATTGAGTAGTGAAGGTGGCAATAGTAATCGTAGTGATTTAGAGCATCTTGTTGacag tgCTGAGGGTAGAGTTGAAGCATCAAAACCAGAAAATACTGAAACTGAAGAAGCTGAATCACAACAAAATTATGAATGGACAACACGTAAACGTTTTAAAGCTGAAGATtttaatcttgaaaaaaaaattgaagcattACCATCATTGAGTCTTgaagaatttcaagaaaaaaagaaacaacaaagaactaaaaagaaaaaaataccacaaaaaatgacaataaatacatcaataaaacgtgttaatcaaaataatgGTATACAATCAACAAGTGAAAATAAagctaaattaataaatacaactgttgataatattattgatgaaacagAAAAGATAATTCCAGTTGGTAGCCAAAAACGAAAAGCAAGAAAACAAAGTATCACACGTAATACAAATGCAGAAGCAACATCATCTAAACAAAGccaagataaaattaatcaac cTTGGTGTGCATCACCTGACCTCGAAGCTCTTGCCTGTCTTGCTGAAATTGCTGCTAATCGAACGAAACTTACCAagtga
- the LOC122853214 gene encoding serine/threonine/tyrosine-interacting protein B-like, with the protein MLNNNEFEDPASVPNMYPSLPQILEPDWEYSMRRSMQEIIPGLYLGPYNAASKTNLKELLDIGVTHIVCVRGQIEAHFIRPNFPDKFKYLVLNITDTTGENIIQHFGVVKTFVDEALNNKGRVLVHGNAGISRCTTLVVAYLMETYGLDHTQAFGLVRKRRFCVSPSDRFMSQLKEFEPIYRARKSREISNSNSNNSKKRSLQDMDLECEFVDLFI; encoded by the exons ATGTTAAACAACAAT gagTTTGAAGATCCTGCATCAGTACCAAATATGTATCCATCTTTACCACAAATATTGGAACCAGACTGGGAATACTCAATGAGACGATCAATGCAg GAAATTATTCCTGGATTGTATCTTGGTCCTTACAATGCAGCATCCAAAACAAATCTTAAAGAACTTTTGGATATTGGTGTAACACATATTGTCTGTGTTCGTGGACAAATTGAAGCTCATTTTATACGTCCAAATTTTCCTGATAAATTcaa atatttggTGTTAAATATTACTGACACAACAggtgaaaatattattcaacattTTGGTGTTGTTAAAACATTTGTTGATGAAGCTTTGAATAATAAAGGTCGTGTTTTAGTTCATGGCAATGCTGGTATATCAAGATGTACAACTTTAGTTGTGGCATATCTCATGGAGACTTATGGTCTTGATCATAC ACAAGCATTTGGACTAGTTCGAAAGAGAAGATTTTGCGTCAGTCCAAGTGACAGATTCATGTCACAATTAAAAGAATTCGAGCCAATTTATCGTGCTAGAAAAAGTAGAGAAATTAGCAATTctaattcaaataattctaaaaaaagatCACTTCAAGATATGGATCTTGAATGTGAGTttgtagatttatttatttaa
- the LOC122853213 gene encoding protein yippee-like 5, producing MGVIFLEHIGGSRLFSCASCDTNLTNRGQLISTRFTGATGRAFLFNKVVNLNYSEVQDRVMLTGRHMVRDVSCKNCDAKLGWIYEFATDDNQRYKEGRVILERALVTESDGMGENI from the exons atggGGGTTATTTTTTTGGAGCACATTGGTGGTTCTCGATTGTTTTCTTGTGCATCATGTGACACAAATTTAACAAACAGAGGTCAGCTGATTAGTACAAGATTTACTGGAGCAACTGGACGAGCATTTCTTTTCAATAAAGTTGTCAATCTCAATTACAG tGAGGTACAAGATCGTGTTATGCTTACTGGTAGACACATGGTTAGAGATGTAAGCTGTAAAAATTGTGATGCAAAATTAGGATGGATTTATGAATTTGCAACTGATGATAATCAACGTTACAAGGAAGGCAGAGTTATTTTAGAAAGAGCACTTGTTACTGAAAGTGATGGAATGggagaaaatatttaa
- the LOC122853211 gene encoding arylsulfatase B-like: MTINLHKFLFILIIFLMNNHVKVDCFAKAKTPPNIIVMMADDLGWNDVSFHGSNQIPTPNIDALAYNGVILKNHYVLPICTPSRSAFFTGRYPIRDGMQGYPLKAGEPRGIPLSTKLLPQHLKSLGYSTNLVGKWHLGYYKDNFTPARRGFDTFYGYYNGYITYFNHTITESNRTGYDFRRDTPRKLEPLKKSDPLKYATDVFTDEAVEIITKHNKSQPLYLQISHLAPHASDAVETLETRDINSVNKEFGYIRDSKRRKFAGMMKALDESVGSVTEALSKNGLMKNSIIIFMADNGAQTIGFLENHGSNYPFRGLKFTLFEGGVHGVACVYSPLINKTGRVINDMMHITDWLPTLYKQAGGVIKNLGTIDGINQWSIIKNGKRNDITRQGRKSVLINIDEKQQQVGAIRGKWKLIKGEKNALDGYYRENISDVGFNDSEYVAKVLNSTVNLVIKKIAKSSINEKQILNLRQESQITCKPLDKVSSNCSNLCLFNIVNDPCETTDVSAEYPGVISNIENYISYYQSVLMNQTNAPVQPESFPEHFHGVWMPWLDNNVWK; this comes from the exons ATGACAATTAATttgcataaatttttatttattttaattatttttttgatgaataatcaTGTGAAGGTGGATTGTTTTGCCAAGGCAAAAACACCGccgaatattattgtcatgaTGGCTGATGATTTG ggCTGGAATGACGTTAGTTTTCATGGATCTAATCAAATTCCTACACCAAATATTGATGCGCTTGCTTATAAtggtgttattttaaaaaatcattatgtaTTGCCAATTTGTACACCATCAAGATCAGCATTTTTTACTGGTCGTTATCCAATTAGAGATG GTATGCAAGGTTACCCATTGAAAGCAGGTGAACCACGTGGAATTCCATTGTCTACAAAATTACTTCCACAACATTTAAAAAGTCTCGGTTACTCGACAAATTTAGTTGGTAAATGGCATCTTGGTTATTACAAGGATAACTTTACTCCAGCTCGACGAGGATTTGATACTTTTTACGGTTATTACAATGGATATATAACATATTTTAATCATACAATAACCGAATCA aACAGAACAGGCTATGATTTCCGTCGTGATACTCCAAGAAAATTAGagccattaaaaaaaagtgatcCACTTAAATATGCAACTGATGTTTTTACTGATGAAGCTGTTGAAATTATTACCAAACACAATAAAAGTCAACCATTGTATTTACAAATTTCACATCTTGCACCACATGCAAGTGATGCTGTTGAAACATTAGAAACTCGAGATATCAATAGTGTCAATAAAGAATTTGGCTATATTCGTGATAGCAAACGTCGTAAATTTGCAG gaATGATGAAGGCCCTTGATGAATCAGTGGGAAGTGTAACAGAAGCATTGAGTAAAAATGGACTAATGAAAAATtcgataataatattcatggcTGATAATGGTGCCCAAACAATTGGTTTTCTTGAAAATCATGGTTCAAATTATCCATTCAGAGGT ttaAAATTCACACTTTTTGAGGGAGGTGTTCATGGTGTTGCTTGTGTTTATTCtccattgataaataaaacaggAAGAGTTATCAATGACATGATGCATATAACAGACTGGCTACCAACACTTTACAAACAAGCTGGCggtgtaattaaaaatttaggaACAATCGATGGTATTAATCAAtggtcaattattaaaaatggtaaaCGAAATGATATTACTAGACAAGGACGTAAATCAGTTCTcattaatattgatgaaaaacaacAGCAGGTTGGAGCTATCAGAGGAAAATGGAAGTTGATAAAag gaGAAAAAAATGCGCTTGATGGTTATTATCGAGAAAATATTAGTGATGTTGGTTTTAATGATTCCGAGTATGTTGCCAAAGTCTTGAATTCCACTGTCAATTTggtcatcaaaaaaattgcaaaaagctcgataaatgaaaaacaaatactaAATCTCCGACAAGAGAGTCAAATAACTTGTAAACCTTTGGATAAAGTTAGTTCAAATTGTTCTAATTTGTGTCTgtttaatattgtaaatgaTCCTTGTGAAACAACTGATGTCTCTGCTGAATATCCAGGG GTTATtagtaatattgaaaattacatTAGTTATTATCAAAGTGTTTTGATGAATCAAACAAATGCACCTGTTCAACCAGAATCTTTTCCTGAACATTTTCATGGTGTATGGATGCCTTGGCTTGATAATAACGtttggaaataa
- the LOC122851104 gene encoding coagulation factor IX-like, which yields MNKIIGGRTAYIDEFPHQVSVLYREHHMCGGSILTNNYVLTSATCIMYDLVVVTANLRIFTGTNDRLQRDFTGQYHNVALIIYNPLYSPRLFWHNDLAILKLETPIIYTRYSLNPIPVHTQACAKTEHQTISATLGDGGSGMVSNKFKTIVGVISIMFVNKADTIVFTDVHFYKDWIRNTISQ from the exons atgaataaaataattggtgGAAGAACAGCATACATTGATGAATTTCCGCATCAAGTTAGTGTGCTCTATCGTGAACATCACATGTGTGGAGGAagtattttaacaaataattatgttttaacaAGTGCCACTTGTATTATGTATGATTTAGTTGTAGTAACTGCAAATCTTCGTATATTTACTGGAACGAATGATAGATTACAACGTGATTTTACAGGACAATATCACAATGTTGCactgataatttataatccaCTATATTCACCAAGATTATTTTGGCACAATGATCttgcaattttaaaa ctCGAGACaccaattatttatacaagatatt CACTAAATCCCATTCCTGTTCATACACAGGCTTGTGCAAAAACAGAACATCAAACAATATCTGCTACattg GGTGATGGTGGTAGTGGAATGgtttcaaataaattcaaaacaatcGTTGGTGTTATCTCTATCATGTTCGTCAACAAAGCTGATACAATTGTGTTTACTGATGTTCATTTTTACAAAGATTGGATTAGAAATACAATAtcacaataa
- the LOC122853212 gene encoding HMG box transcription factor BBX isoform X1, translating to MQSVDIISDKIEQEQKESQEPAHHARRPMNAFLIFCKRHRASVRLHFPHLENRAVTRVLGEWWATLYQDQKQSYIDLAQEYKDAFLNANPDFKWYKLPAPPLRTLTTRPTNKKQDTSSNYDDSELSNANYESSDCHHQDNTTNKNEEAIQPGKLADETQIGGLSSLFTPSKNDEQDIIPVNITTAPSSEQKFPKPPKKRYTELSIDFEQKRDCKVDLFGEDNNAESNNNLNEEEDKHDTNYSDHNASLDDSHYLGERSCKGVRYQKFLAEQLKTSSGGGGGPGGQQTKRKKPTTAPSSINDNKCSKERRNSISSNVSEKTDSLSSEGGNSNRSDLEHLVDSAEGRVEASKPENTETEEAESQQNYEWTTRKRFKAEDFNLEKKIEALPSLSLEEFQEKKKQQRTKKKKIPQKMTINTSIKRVNQNNGIQSTSENKAKLINTTVDNIIDETEKIIPVGSQKRKARKQSITRNTNAEATSSKQSQDKINQPWCASPDLEALACLAEIAANRTKLTK from the exons gAACAAAAAGAATCACAAGAACCTGCTCATCATGCAAGGCGACCAATGAatgcttttttaattttttgtaaacgaCATCGTGCATCTGTAAGATTACATTTTCCACATCTTGAAAATAGAGCTGTTACTAGAGTTCTTGGTGAATGGTGGGCTACATTATATCAAGATCAAAAACAATCTTATATTGATTTAGCACAAGAA tataaagatgcatttttaaatgcaaatcCAGATTTTAAATGGTATAAATTACCAGCACCACCATTACGTACATTAACAACAAgaccaacaaataaaaaacaagatacATCATCAAATTATGATGATTCAGAATTATCAAATGCCAATTATGAGTCTTCCGATTGTCATCATCAAgataatacaacaaataaaaatgaagaagcTATACAACCAGGTAAATTAGCTGATGAAACACAAATTGGTGGTTTAAGTTCATTATTTACACCTTCTAAAAATGATGAACAAGATATTATACCAGTTAATATAACAACAGCTCCTTCAAGTGAACAAAAATTTCCAAAACCACCAAAAAAACGTTACACTGAATTGTCCATTGATTTTGAACAAAAACGTGATTGtaaagttgatttatttggtGAAGATAATAATGCTGAATCAAACAACAAtttg AATGAGGAGGAAGATAAACATGATACAAACTACTCGGATCACAATGCATCATTAGACGATAGTCATTATTTAGGTGAAAGGAGTTGTAAAGGAGTTCGTTATCAAAAATTTCTTGCTGAACAATTGAAAACtagtagtggtggtggtggtggtccaGGTGGACAgcaaacaaaaagaaaaaaacctaCTACTGCACCTTCATCAAT aaatgataataaatgttCAAAAGAAAGAAGAAATTCAATATCGTCAAATGTTAGTGAAAAGACTGATTCATTGAGTAGTGAAGGTGGCAATAGTAATCGTAGTGATTTAGAGCATCTTGTTGacag tgCTGAGGGTAGAGTTGAAGCATCAAAACCAGAAAATACTGAAACTGAAGAAGCTGAATCACAACAAAATTATGAATGGACAACACGTAAACGTTTTAAAGCTGAAGATtttaatcttgaaaaaaaaattgaagcattACCATCATTGAGTCTTgaagaatttcaagaaaaaaagaaacaacaaagaactaaaaagaaaaaaataccacaaaaaatgacaataaatacatcaataaaacgtgttaatcaaaataatgGTATACAATCAACAAGTGAAAATAAagctaaattaataaatacaactgttgataatattattgatgaaacagAAAAGATAATTCCAGTTGGTAGCCAAAAACGAAAAGCAAGAAAACAAAGTATCACACGTAATACAAATGCAGAAGCAACATCATCTAAACAAAGccaagataaaattaatcaac cTTGGTGTGCATCACCTGACCTCGAAGCTCTTGCCTGTCTTGCTGAAATTGCTGCTAATCGAACGAAACTTACCAagtga